The genomic window TCCACCAATCTTCCAACAGTATGAACTTTTGCTGCAGAATCACTTGACATGCCAAGAACATAACATTGTAACACTAcaataacaacatcaacatcataCAAAGAATCTTTATGATCTCCTTGATTTTTAACCAATAGATCTTGAACACAACACTTCTCCAACATCGAAACTACTCTTCTTTCTAGCACACACAACAACTCATGATTGATTTTCAACATCATTCCTGCCTTTAAAAGGTGAAGCAAAAAATTGCAAGAGACCGAATTTTCTTCGGTTGGAAGCATTTTAATCAAACACTCGGTTGAAACTTTATGTAACTGAATTAACTGATTTCCCGTGTGTTTATCAGTCACATTACGATTAAGTCCAAGTGTGACATTAGAGAACCATTTTATAGTCCAATTTTCTATACAAGAACCTACAATCTCCGCTTTCATTCCACGTATTTTCATAGATTGAATCACTTCAATAAAATAATCTATACGTAGAAGAGATACATCTTCGAGTTTTGGATTATTTGGTTCTATTGCACATGCTTTCCAAGCTATTGTTTCTGAGCAACGTTTCACCAATTGTAACTCTTTGGCCCAATGCGAAATTGATTCGCAACTTTTGAGTATACGAAATGTGTCTTTCCATGAAGATAACATTAGAAAAGTAAGAAATGATTCTGTTTTTGAAATTAGATTTTCTTTTTCGATATCTTCACTCATTTCTAAGAAATTAGCAGCACAATATAATGAAGCTATGTTGGATGGTGTCATGTCGAATTTCCAACCGTAACAGAATTTGATAACTAACTCGAATGTTTTTCTGCCACCTGGAATATTGTCTATTTCGATGGTACTAGTATTCTCTTCTATGTTGCTTCTTTTCTTAAACACAAGCCTATTCAAATATTCACTTCTTGAGACCATGGCAAgctgaaaaatcaacaaattgaTCATTAGTTTGCAGTAAAAAATactaacaaaatttatatttttcaactttATGTAAAATCACTAAAGCAATGGTGATATATAACTAAATTAAGATAAGATACATAAATTTGTAAGATAGAAAAAATGGTTCACCTTGTGCAAGTGAAAGCTGGAATCACCAACTTGTATGATCAAATCATTTGCTGAATTTGCCCTGGCAATCCTACATCAAGCAAatgaaaattgttatctatctTCCACAAGAAacatatgaaaaaattataagcctatgcaaaaactaattaatgagCATATATGTTTCAATTATGGCGTGTTTAAGAGCTTGAAGATGTTTACCAGTTTTGGTTTTTCCGTTTTAAGGAATCCGCAACCATAGGAACATTAgccggtagaacaacacatcgGTTACGCTTCCCTCCATCCAAGACTCTTTCACAGTCAAGAATTTTCATGGTAGTTTTATCAAGACCAGGAAACTCAAACTTGTTCCACAAGTAATATTTCTTAGAAGAGGTTTTAGTGGTGAAGAATACTTAGATACAGAAATTGAATTGTGGATATAAGTATATATAGACAGAAAAAGTGTCCAACTTTTATATGGTGTCAAATCCTTCTTTACTGCAATATTGTAGTCGTGGCCAAAAATGTTTCGTAGCCACACACTTTTTCATACATCCACGACACCTGGTTAATCGCGTGCAAAAATGTACGTgtaatgttcatataatgtttGAGGCATTGAAGAGGGTTTGTTACCTTTTTCCATCCTGTGCCATGTCATATCAGTGTACCTATTGGAATAAATATGGAGAGTTTGACAGTGTAGACAGATTGGATGCAAGACATTATAGCAGATAGTCAATGTTACATTCTCATCCACATAGTACCAACTTTTTCCATACACATCGCATTCATCAATTAAGAAGGTGTTTCACAAACTGTATTAAAACCTTACAAAccaaaattgattctggccttGTGATTTTGTGGTTAGGAAACTTGCTATTGCTATAACCAAAATCGATTCTGGCCTTATGATTTTGGTTAAGTTTAAATGCATAATAATGTGTGTTTGGATGATGAAAGAAAATCGAAAAGATAATACAgaagacaaaattgaaattgtcATAATTTATTtgagtaaaatatgataaagaCATAAACTAATGCACTAAGACGTAGTTCAACTAACAATGTCGATAGTGTTAAAGTTAAACATCTTTACGTGAGTTCGAACTTGGAACCTCACAGTTGTATGTTAGTTTCATGTGTGTTTGTCAAATAAAGtgcattttttttccatttcttATTAGAGTGTATTTGAATATGATGGTAACTaggtaaattgaaatttttttcaattcaaattcttcatcagtaaatttatttgtttggttatgtaccaaaaaaaaaaattatttgttcgGTTAGAGTAAAAATTTCATTCTTAAATTTTATTggactattttaaaaaatttaaatttttgggatgaaagtataaatatatgataaaattttatccaaaatgagtttttttttttttatctactagttcagtggctagaaattccaaaATGAGAATTTAAATTCCACCtgaaagatgaataagtgaagtgtccagGATTTGAACCTCAATTCCTTCGTAATATATGCGATGTCTCTACccactgagctaagctcactgGGACTCCAAAAAATGAGTTTCTTACACtattttgcaaattttaatCAACTCATAtttctatacaaaattatttaaatcgACCCATTTAAATAAGTCAACGTTAAATAATGATACTGTAGTTTAACTAAGACATTAAACTCAATTAAGCTATCTTTAAAATGAATTGTTCGGAAAAACCGAGTTTTATAAGATCTGATTAGAGATAAGGTGTTAGAGAAATTGTTCAAAATTTGAAGCATCTTTCTTTCTTGGTTTTTTCTAGTCTCTACTAGAAAGTACTAACTAACGGTCACAACAGAACAAACACAGAATGGCGAAACTGAAACCCTACATTTCCGCAACCCAATCCCTTCCTTCAATTTCAAATCCAACTCTTCCATTTCCAAATTCCAAAATCAACATCAATTATCATCTTCGCAATCCCAAACCCTTCCCCATTTCACAATCCCATTCAACTCCAAAACCCCAACAAATCATCGTCTGCGCTAAAAGACAACAATGGACGAACCGAAAGATTCTTCAACTAGCTTCCAAGGTCGCATTCAATCTCAAGATCTTACCAGAACCCTTCAATTCCTTCCTCGGCCAAATCGCGCGAAGCAATTCGAATGAAAATCGGATTCTCAACAGTCTAATCGGTGGCGTGAGAGTGAAATCGTCGAGCAAGAAGAGGAACGGGAAGAAGTTTTTGTTTCCAGTGTTTGTGTTGATCTGTGTTGCAGGTTTGTGGTCGTGGAGAATTTCAGAATTGGATCTGTTTGTGAGGTCATTGTTCGGTATGGTTGgaatttcttcaatttctttgttgTTGAGAAATAAAGGtataaaaaattggtttttagggtttttctTTGGGGTTGTTTTGATGATGAGTTTCAAATTGGGAAAAGAGGATGTGGAATTTTGGGTTGAGAAGCTAAGGACTTGTTCTCCTGTTGCACAAATTGTATTGGGGAATAGGAATAGGAATAGAAAATGGAGAATATCAAAATGAGAgtatggtgttttttttttttcactgttGTTTGATTCAATTCAAGCACCAAAAGAGTATTTTGTATGATTGCTGATTCTTGTATACTGTCTATTAttaaatgatgatgatgatgatgatgattgaaaATTGATGCAACAATGTTCATTCCTATGCTAGGAAGCACGAACATAGACACTATAGACACACCGACACCAATactaatttgagaaaatgacataatttagtgtaattatAAATGTCGGTGTCCAACATTGGCACGTGTCTGACACCGAAATACGCCTAATTTGAGGAGTGTCTGAGTGAGCTTCAGAGTTCCTGTGCTAACTCAAAGAATTGAACTCTCTGTTAACAAAATGTAAAACACAATGTTTCAAGGCCTTTGGATGTGCGGTCCGATTGTGAAAACCATGGCAATTAAGAAGCTTGATTTTGTAGTTTTTCATAGAAATCACGGTAGGAAGAGTGTGTTTGGTGGTGCAAATGTGTTGCATTTTCATGAAATGGTGATGACAAAGACATACAATATATGCTGTTTTTCATCCTTACTAcatttttgttacatttttttgaGTACATGAAGCTGACATGGGTGCTTAAGTGGGAGATAATGTGGTAAGCTGGTTACAATTCAAATGTGAGAAACTTGTAGAAGagaaaaattagggtttaaacCTTATCGAGAGAAGGAATTTGGTGATTTCTTCGCCAAATGCAGGCCACGATAAACTTAGGGTGATTTCCTACGAGAGCAATGAAGTTGACATGCCAGCAATATACTAAATTGTTAAATAACTTAGGTATGATtgagagcaaattgaaaaaatatctGTGTGAGAAAATCACCCCATGTATCACATAAAATTGGTTTTGCATTTTTAAGAAGAGGGAATAAGGCATAGAAAACTTTCGACTTAGTAAACACTTTTGAAAAGTACATTTACTTCGGACAAAAAATTAGTAGGAATTAAAACTCGCAAATGTTAGTATGGGATAGATGCTCTCTATTATGCAAACCATTGAGTTACAATTTAGGTTGAACATGAAATAGTTATATGTACTATattttataagtatgaaatattTCATAATAATAAAGAAGTTTCTTGGTATTTAAATAACATTGGCTAGTCCATAAATCATAACTCAACTGATAATGCATAAATTGCTAGTTTGACCGTCATCAtcaaaaattaaatctaaaatctGTGTGTGGAGAGTAGATATGTCTGGACCATCTAATTTTAAATCAACAGCGTCACTCATTctcgtttggattgacttatttttgaacttatgtgAAACagcttattcaaataaatatgtttttatgtattattataagtttttcaaggtagtttatgagaaaacagtttataaagatacaatttttattagtgaaaacttatgaattaacataaaaacttatttatttgcataagctattttcataagatCCAAAAGGGCAAATCTGAATCCATATTAGCTTATGCTTGTATCACAAGTCTTGCTCTCTTTCTAGAAAATTTCTTTTGGTACCCTATCAAATTTGCCACGCATCCtataaaattaccaaaatacccTTGTATACTAATTAAGTAacaaacattataaaaatgagaaatttgagaagaaaaaaaaaagaaacaccctcctaacatgaaaatttcaatattttacaCATCCACTACTTAAGTTAAGTAGCGGAAGGATAAAATAGAAAACTAGAAGGACGCGCTAGAAGTTGGTAGagtggaaggaaaaaaaaaatgtcctcTTTCTATATAGCGCATGTTTTGTATTGTAGCCCAAATAGTTCCAAAGCCCAATCTCAGCCCCCAATTTTAGCaatataataacaacaacattatTAGCATAaaccttaattaattaacatttcGCAGACGGTgctccatcatcatcatcaccaccaaCATCAACATCCCCTGTTCAGAGCTAAACCAGGTTTCTCTAATCTCTCATTCTCATTGCATGCATGCGCTTCTTCATTCCCTCTTCCAACCTCATCTGTAAGTATCATCTCTCTTTTACACTCTTTTTTTCAGCATTCTCACTGTGTTACTTAATTTCATCAAACATTAAAAACCTTCAATTTAATGTAATCATTCATTCTTAATATTTATCTTGCAGAATCATGGTTTCAGCATAACATGTCTCATTCTCATAACCAAATGGAACAACCTAACCAACATGAAACAACATTAGCACGATTAGAACAACCTAAACCCAAAAACCTAAAAACTGATACACCTAATGATGATCAATGTTTTCTACTTTACTTCATTATGGGAACATACTTTGGTCCTCATATCAATGGTGACAAAAAATCAGTCTTACAAAGAGTTGCTGAAGGATTACCTTCATATACACGTGATCAATTAGCAACTTCTTTTATCAAAGTAGCTGAATTAGAAcgtatttattattatatacttaGGAATGTTGATAAATCGTTAACAGTAAAGTTACCCTTTTTGCGTCGGTTTATTCAAGGGCTAGAAGGTTCAAACTCCGTATGCAATTATCCTCAATTTACTGATTTGTTCCCTCTTGAGTTACACCCTCAATCTAGGTTCAAAAGTAGTTATAAAATCATTGAGAGTATTGTGTTTATTGATAATCCCGAAACGTGTTTCTTTAATCGAGAGGATGTTGAAAGGTTTAAGAGATTGAGTGGATTGGAGGATTTTCTTGTGGACAAAGATGTTGCTAGATTGTATAATTGTTTCGATGGTAGTGGTTTGCGTAATAATAAATCGGTTGGGAAGGGGAAGGTTATGTCGTTGCCTGAGAATAAGTGTGGTAGGAATACTGGTTCTCGGAAAGTGAATGAAAGTGATGATTTTTCTGAGATTAGGCATCAACTGCCACGTGCCGCCTGTGCTGTGACGCCTATTAGCACTGTTCCGTTTAATGAGGGTATGGCTCTTGAAAGTGAAGGTGATGATTCTGTGAAAGTTTGTGGTCCGGCTGTGTTATTCCTTCCTTCTCGTCCTACTAAGAAGGAATGGTCTAATGTTGTGGCTGCTACCAAGAAGGGTTTTGGATTGACTGGAAGTGCGGCTATGGGGCGTGTTGGACCCATCATGGGACTTGTGGATATTGGAGAGTGTGAAGACTCGTACCTATTTCGCATATCTCTCCCTGGAGTGAAGAGGGATGAAAGTAagtttcttttaaaatctttagTCACATAATGGCTATTCATTTTAGCTTTAACCTTCTATGCTATAATAAGTACCTGTATATTAGGAATGTTTCTTTCATGTtagtgttttatatttttctgcTATGAgattttgattaatgaaataaaaCTATCTATTGTATGTATATGATTATGTGACCATAGGACTTTAAATGAGAATTGTAAAATTTGATCTTTCTCCGTATGGATCACCCTTGCACtacaaaaattggaaaaagagaAACGAAGGTAAAATGAATAAAGAAACCAATTGTAACTGTTGCTTGTAGTTTGATGTTTTGGTAACCTATACTGGTTCTGAGTATGGTAACCAAAGCTTAATACTGTTAATCATTTTGTTGTTTTGATGGGTTGGGAActgttttaagttttaatcgCTTCTGCGGTAGTATAGTGTGTCAAAGAGATCTCACTATATTAAACTAATTATGCATTGAATTTATTGATGACTGCAGAGGAATTCAGCTGCGAGGTTGACACCAATGGAAAAGTTTTGATAAACGGAGTAACCACAACAGGAGAGAAGACAGTATCAAAGTACTCTCAGGTGTTTCAAATGCAAACTCAAAACCTTTGCCCACCGGGCCATTTCTCCGTCACATTTCAGCTGCCGGGCCCTGTTGATCCGCATCAATTTTCAGGTAATTTTGGCACGGATGGGATTCTTGAAGGAATGGTCATGAAAGGGAAACCTAGGTGATGACGAAGTTCAGTCAGATCATCATCCTTCTATTAGTTCCACGCAGTACTAAGTTAATGCAGAATGTTAAGAGATGTGGTTTTGAGTATCAGTATCCTGTATAGTGTCTATCTTAATGCTATTTATTTTGTGACGCATGCGATATAccccctccgtcccaaaatataagagaaaattggtcaaagaaagttgatgtatttggttaagaatttggactaatacatcaattttgtttgactaattttcccttatattttgggacggagggagtacatgcTAAGATGCTCTCTGACATTCTCTTCATGTAGTATTCATGACATGACTAATTACTCCAATTTTGTGGACATGTAAAAGTGCTTTGCTGATGAATATAGTAAATTATTTTGAGAGGAATGATTTGAAGTCTACACCCTACATTACGATAGATATTAAGGTTGCGTTTGACCTGATTTTTTTTCATCCTATAAGTTACTTTTAgcttaaagttaaaaatataacttttaagataaagttaaagttgtttgggtttttaaaattttttaaactaCTTTCAACATAATTGTTCGACTTTGATAAAACATTTCTAGAAAAaccattgttttatttttctttctaaattaatttttttttaaaatattttttttttattacaatgtTACCAATGAGGATCGAACATAagatctcatgcatactacccaaacatCTCACCACTAGATTAAAGTAAgataattttttgataaattattaaTGCAAAGTATATATAATCTATCATCCTTCATATTAaatgtttttatattaattttaacaatgttatatttttttaatatttaagaaatataaaaaatactgttgataagaaaattaatttttagcaTCAAATTATCTATATGATAAGGGTGTTTGGTCCCTTGGTTAGAGTTTGATTGACTTTTACGTATAAAAAACATTTGTTGAGAGAGATGATTCATCATAGGTCACATATTACACTCGCTATTAAACCGCAAGTGAAAAATTAACCAAGACATTGGCTCGAATGATTAATAAGCTTTATCAAAGAATAGATCATTTAgaagaatttaaatttgattatgGGATGGACTAATTTTTTGGCCAGATTTAACTTATCTTACAACCAAACTCCGAATTATTAAAGTCTCTTCTCTTACTggaaggttaaaaaaaattctgatataattagaaaaaaaaattgacacatgattattttttttaaaaaaaaatatttgacacaTGACGCCAACATCTAAATTTTAATGAGTTCATGAATATGATAAATTTTAATGAGTTCATGAATATGATGATTTGAAAGACATGTGTTTGCCACTTATGGGATGAGAATTTTACTACTAATTTTACTGCAAAAAGTAAAAATgactataaattaaaaaaaaaaaacgaaattcaATAGTTTGACATGGATGGGTCTCGAAGGATGATCATGTCAAAAAGCTGTGCGAGATGCACTAGAAGCTGGTGAAATTAACTTTAGTAGAAACaacttatttttagtttttattcataaaaaataagtcacTTTTGATTTTAAGGACTTTTGTGAAAACATGTTTGGCCCAACTTCTGAAATTAAGTagaaaaaagtcaaaattaaGTTTGGCCAAACACAAGCTTGGGCTTACCGATACTGCTACATCAATGTTTCTCTATCTACTTTGGCCGTGTTCGCTTAGAAATATCTTTTCCATTTTTGGTGGTGGCTTGTGAGTACCACTGAGTCCGTTAATTCTTACCTCGTCTAATTTTCTGAGATTAAATCGATTTTCcagttattttacttttttgagaTCCCATCATCAAGACCCTTCATGCCTTGATTAAAGTTTATTTTGTTGTTCTACAAGAATTTAAGTGTAGCTGCATTGAAATTTAGTGCGTATCAATgttcaatatatttttcttgtgtATCCATAAGATTTGAGTGCCACCCAATTCAAAATGCTGCCTAGTTTTGACAAGAAAATGCCATTTACTTACAGCCCTTATAACATGAAGTGGCTGTAGTTTAGTGGTAAGAATTCCACGTTGTGGCCGTGGAGACCTGGGCTCGAATCCCAGCAGCCACACTTCAACCTTTTATGCTTAGGGCTTTTGGTTGATTTACTTTTATATGATCGAAAATATGACACCACCCAAAAATACAGCTGGTGTCTTTTATACATAACCCATAATATCACCAtgttgactgaaatctgaatCAAAATACACTCGTTTATTAAAGGTAATGTGACAACATGTGTCAAATTGGAAGGCAATACCAAATTCAATTAGGATCAGGATTTACAGTTCTGATTGATCATTGTAGTTTAAATACAGTTTTAATCTGAGTCGTTTATTATTCGGACAGTCAAAAATGATTATTGCGTCAACGCAGTGACTGTGACGGCGAGTAACCCTTTCCAAAATGATTATGTTAATTTTCATTGTATGTAAGATATTAGCTAGTGCACACCCTTGAGTCCTTAACTGATGGTTCCAAAATATGAACTATAATCGATCAGACAAAAAATGAACTATGATCGATATCAGTACAAGAAAAGGCTTCAAAATCATTTTCGCATATGCTAAATCTAGCGAAATTAATCTTCACGAAACAATCACGACTGAAGTGATTTAGTTACTTATCACCACTACTAGGTTGATTTCCGCCAAAACTGGGATTAAAGTGATATGCAGTTTGTGTTTTAGACTTAAAAAAAACCTGCTCGCAAGATTTCACAAAAAACAATTCGCTATATATAGCACTAGTGAATCATTTTAGTTGGTCAAAATACAACACGCTTTGGATGAAACACAACATGGCTCGTTTATAAAAGAACAGAAAAAAGTGACAAAAGGTCAACTTAAGCATAATTCTTGTACTGTCATGATTAACTGGTATTAATCTGAATATAAAGTGATTAATGTCATGTTTTGTTTCGGTGTCTACAAAGATCaccaaacacttttttttaagcaacaaATAGTTGCTTCTCATTTTCACGGCAATATCAATCCTAGACGTGCAGCTGCGGCAAAAATAAGCTAAGCCAAACACATGTTAAATTGTGTAAAAGCAATATATCTAGAATAAGTTATTGCTTGTTTGGCGaaaaatatatactaattaGTCTATTTCACTGCATCGAGTCACAACCCATCTCAAAGAAACAAAGCAGTTCCATATTCATTCTTCATCCCCACCAGAGGACACATGAGGGGAAAAGAAAGATTTAAATACTCAATTATATAACATAGACTTCTTCATGTTCAGTGCGTTCTCCAACCATACTACACACCTAATAACAGCACATGCTTCCACACAacatacaaaattattatatttcatcTAATAATGCAAGATCAGATTGAAACCACCACTGCAAAATCACAATACAGTACGAGATCGACACCTGTACTCGGATACATCTTGTGCTAATAACTGATGAACCATAAACCATAATTGGTTATTCATCTGTATATTTCTAATACAATAACATTAAGTTCCATTAAGTAAAAGGACATTGAAATTTAAATACTGCATACTTAAATTTTACTGTGATGTATTGATATGGTCAGTACAATATAAAACTTCAAGTTTCAACCCTTACATAACTAATTTATTGCACCAAAGTTCAGTTCACCTTACTAACCATGACACTTCCATAATAAGCAGCTACTGATCTGAAGGCGATGGTTGTTGCTCTGATGGTTGGGGCCACATTTGAGGTGCCATGTATGGATGAGACTGCGGAGCATACATGTTAGGATTATGCATCATGAGACCAGGATTTCCAGCTTGCTGTGCATTTTGAGGCGGCATATAGCAATAAGGAATTCCATCAGCAGGTCCTCCAACAGGCATTGGTCCTCTTGGTATTGATGCGAGCACTTCATCTTTCAAGTCCTCCCGAGGAACAATGTCAACCAAGAAATCAAAGATATCAGTTCCTGTGATGGCAGCTGCAATATCATTCTTTTGAAGTGTTCGCCTTTTGTTCTCTTCAGTGTGATTCCAAGAACGCAAGGTTAACTCTAATATGAACATTTCGCATGCCCTAGCAAACACAACCGGCGCCTCAGCTGATATCATCTTCACATCCTCATCAGCCTTCATAATCTTTTTGATCCTTGCCAAGGGAAGGCTGTGGTTCTTGAAATCAGTTACCTTCTCAATTTCTTGATACTGATTTCCCCAAAAGGCCTGGAgctgttgctgctgctgttgttgttgctgctgatGAATATGCTGATAAGCAAGTTGGTGTTGTCCGAGCTGAGTTCCATCTGGTTGACCACCGGGTTGAATATTCCCCACATTGGGAACAACCATCCCAGGTGACCCAGTTAAATGGTTGGGCTGGTACGGATTAGAACCATATGCGGCCATTTGTCCACTGCCAACAACTCCCATAGACGGGTTTTGGCCATGACCTTGAGGATCCATTCTGTTTCAAgccaaatcaaaaaaattaattcatacACTTCACATGGGGACAAAGCAACAATATATACATGGGAACAACAATATACACATGGGAACAAAGGGGAAATCACGAAAAGAGTGTTGTCCAATTGTGGCGCTAAAGCCCTATAGCAtaacaaaaattgaacaaattttggttttatttttttgtccatAGACGAAATGGCAAAGCCATCATAAACTCACACTGAGGgattcggggttcgaaccccagttATGGCATCCGGCCTAACAATTTTGGCATAAACAAAATTGGCATTTTTTGCCAGTTGAGCTGATGGTTGTTGTTTTTCTATTTAGTACGGAGTGTTGTCAAACAGCGGCTATAGTTACCAAAATTTGGGCAAACCGTTATTTTCCGTGATTGACGAGACACTCAATACACGAAAACTCGGCATCGAATAAAAGAAACTACCTTCAAAATACTGTCTTGATTCTCAAAATAAAAGTACTTAAGGGAATGAAAAAAACAGGCATGTATATATCTCTAACATCAAATTCATCAGCACATGTTAATTTTATAGAAATTCAGTAGATATTTATCTTTCTCTACAATCAAggcaaaaattatgaaattcatcagaaaatcttaattttatcatatttgatTACATATTATTAGAAGCAAACAAACAAGCTCGTCTCAACATAGGATTAGAATTATCTAAATTTCTGGGGTTAAacggaagaagaaaaaacaacacaaaaaacTTG from Trifolium pratense cultivar HEN17-A07 linkage group LG1, ARS_RC_1.1, whole genome shotgun sequence includes these protein-coding regions:
- the LOC123897709 gene encoding increased DNA methylation 2-like; the protein is MSHSHNQMEQPNQHETTLARLEQPKPKNLKTDTPNDDQCFLLYFIMGTYFGPHINGDKKSVLQRVAEGLPSYTRDQLATSFIKVAELERIYYYILRNVDKSLTVKLPFLRRFIQGLEGSNSVCNYPQFTDLFPLELHPQSRFKSSYKIIESIVFIDNPETCFFNREDVERFKRLSGLEDFLVDKDVARLYNCFDGSGLRNNKSVGKGKVMSLPENKCGRNTGSRKVNESDDFSEIRHQLPRAACAVTPISTVPFNEGMALESEGDDSVKVCGPAVLFLPSRPTKKEWSNVVAATKKGFGLTGSAAMGRVGPIMGLVDIGECEDSYLFRISLPGVKRDEKEFSCEVDTNGKVLINGVTTTGEKTVSKYSQVFQMQTQNLCPPGHFSVTFQLPGPVDPHQFSGNFGTDGILEGMVMKGKPR
- the LOC123887480 gene encoding root phototropism protein 3-like encodes the protein MKILDCERVLDGGKRNRCVVLPANVPMVADSLKRKNQNWIARANSANDLIIQVGDSSFHLHKLAMVSRSEYLNRLVFKKRSNIEENTSTIEIDNIPGGRKTFELVIKFCYGWKFDMTPSNIASLYCAANFLEMSEDIEKENLISKTESFLTFLMLSSWKDTFRILKSCESISHWAKELQLVKRCSETIAWKACAIEPNNPKLEDVSLLRIDYFIEVIQSMKIRGMKAEIVGSCIENWTIKWFSNVTLGLNRNVTDKHTGNQLIQLHKVSTECLIKMLPTEENSVSCNFLLHLLKAGMMLKINHELLCVLERRVVSMLEKCCVQDLLVKNQGDHKDSLYDVDVVIVVLQCYVLGMSSDSAAKVHTVGRLVDGYLSQVARDQMLKVESFKLLVEVLPQNARECDDNLYKVIDMYLKAHPYLTEEDRENVCSILEYHRLSQEARQHVMKNDRLPLKLSTGFVLLEQVSMSWTVASKGSNYQRTKTQTSMRVSKDFENIQMSQEIKVMRKDVEMMKSQLLELNTCKTKLQKQMKICTR
- the LOC123884510 gene encoding nuclear transcription factor Y subunit C-3-like; this encodes MDPQGHGQNPSMGVVGSGQMAAYGSNPYQPNHLTGSPGMVVPNVGNIQPGGQPDGTQLGQHQLAYQHIHQQQQQQQQQQLQAFWGNQYQEIEKVTDFKNHSLPLARIKKIMKADEDVKMISAEAPVVFARACEMFILELTLRSWNHTEENKRRTLQKNDIAAAITGTDIFDFLVDIVPREDLKDEVLASIPRGPMPVGGPADGIPYCYMPPQNAQQAGNPGLMMHNPNMYAPQSHPYMAPQMWPQPSEQQPSPSDQ